From Caretta caretta isolate rCarCar2 chromosome 3, rCarCar1.hap1, whole genome shotgun sequence, a single genomic window includes:
- the LOC125633321 gene encoding bifunctional protein GlmU-like isoform X2: MAPSGEHPAGKGDSLTAGPSAFSVYALRLGPGEDIVTSLLKFVEDKKLKAPFVMTCVGSITKATLRLANATASNTNQIIHLNERFEIVSLVGTLNKAPHLHICLSDKDGKTVGGHVISDLEVFTTAEIVIGECTGLQFTREMDDRTGFPELVISSCSEKA, encoded by the exons GCTGGACCTAGTGCCTTTTCTGTTTATGCCCTCCGTTTGGGGCCTGGGGAAGACATTGTCACCTCTTTGTTAAAATTTGTAGAAGATAAGAAGCTAAAAGCTCCATTTGTCATGACTTGTGTGGGAAGCATCACCAAAGCAACGCTGAGACTGGCCAACGCCACTGCTTCGAATACTAATCAG ATTATTCATCTAAATGAGAGGTTTGAAATCGTCTCCTTGGTGGGAACCCTGAACAAAGCACCTCATCTCCACATCTGCCTGTCTGATAAGGATGGGAAGACTGTCGGAGGGCATGTTATAAGTGACTTGGAAGTCTTCACTACAGCTGAGATAGTGATCGGCGAATGCACAGGCCTGCAGTTCACCCGGGAGATGGATGATCGCACAGGTTTTCCAGAACTTGTCATTAGTTCTTGCTCTGAAAAGGCTTAG